A region from the Paraburkholderia youngii genome encodes:
- a CDS encoding VOC family protein — protein sequence MSVAETALPPFHLAFPVHSLAAAREFYGELLGCPEGRSSDAWVDFNFYGHQIVAHLAPDEVGHRHTSAVDGDAVPVRHFGAVLSMEQWQAAADKLQKAGVEFIIEPHVRFKGEVGEQATMFFLDPSGNALEFKAFADMSSLFAK from the coding sequence ATGAGCGTTGCCGAAACCGCTTTGCCGCCGTTCCATCTGGCGTTTCCTGTTCATAGCCTCGCCGCCGCGCGCGAGTTTTACGGCGAATTGCTCGGCTGCCCGGAGGGGCGCAGCTCGGACGCGTGGGTCGATTTCAATTTCTACGGTCATCAGATCGTCGCGCATCTGGCGCCCGACGAAGTCGGTCACCGTCATACCAGTGCCGTGGATGGCGACGCGGTGCCGGTGCGCCACTTCGGCGCGGTGCTGTCGATGGAGCAATGGCAGGCCGCCGCGGATAAACTGCAGAAGGCCGGCGTCGAATTCATCATCGAACCGCATGTGCGCTTCAAGGGCGAGGTGGGCGAGCAGGCGACGATGTTCTTCCTCGATCCGTCGGGCAATGCGCTCGAGTTCAAGGCGTTCGCCGATATGTCGTCACTGTTCGCCAAATAA